A genomic region of Bombus terrestris chromosome 12, iyBomTerr1.2, whole genome shotgun sequence contains the following coding sequences:
- the LOC100645885 gene encoding troponin C, isoallergen Bla g 6.0101-like isoform X1, which translates to MDDIQLSKDQISQLKMGFDAFDPDKKGIISTDSVGTILGMMGMRIPTDQLHLTISEYDPFGSGEISFQEFCSLASQFMEEDTDMEAMQQELREAFRLYDREGNGYITTDVFRDILHELDDALSPEELDMIIDEVDADGSGTVDFEEFMEVMTG; encoded by the exons ATG GATGACATTCAACTTAGCAAGGATCAAATTTCAC AACTGAAAATGGGATTCGATGCATTCGATCCTGACAAAAAGGGAATCATCAGCACCGACTCGGTCGGTACCATTCTTGGAATGATGGGTATGAGAATTCCAACCGATCAATTGCATTTGACCATTTCTGAATACGACCCTTTCG GATCTGGAGAAATTAGTTTCCAAGAATTTTGTAGCTTGGCCTCCCAATTCATGGAGGAGGACACTGACATGGAGGCAATGCAGCAGGAATTACGCGAAGCTTTCCGCTTGTACGACCGAGAGGGAAACGGTTATATCACAACCGATGTGTTTAGGGACATTCTTCATGAACTAGATGACGCACTATCTCCCGAGGAGCTGGACATGATCATCGATGAGGTGGACGCTGATGGTTCAGGAACGGTCGACTTCGAGG
- the LOC100645885 gene encoding troponin C, isoallergen Bla g 6.0101-like isoform X2, which produces MGFDAFDPDKKGIISTDSVGTILGMMGMRIPTDQLHLTISEYDPFGSGEISFQEFCSLASQFMEEDTDMEAMQQELREAFRLYDREGNGYITTDVFRDILHELDDALSPEELDMIIDEVDADGSGTVDFEEFMEVMTG; this is translated from the exons ATGGGATTCGATGCATTCGATCCTGACAAAAAGGGAATCATCAGCACCGACTCGGTCGGTACCATTCTTGGAATGATGGGTATGAGAATTCCAACCGATCAATTGCATTTGACCATTTCTGAATACGACCCTTTCG GATCTGGAGAAATTAGTTTCCAAGAATTTTGTAGCTTGGCCTCCCAATTCATGGAGGAGGACACTGACATGGAGGCAATGCAGCAGGAATTACGCGAAGCTTTCCGCTTGTACGACCGAGAGGGAAACGGTTATATCACAACCGATGTGTTTAGGGACATTCTTCATGAACTAGATGACGCACTATCTCCCGAGGAGCTGGACATGATCATCGATGAGGTGGACGCTGATGGTTCAGGAACGGTCGACTTCGAGG
- the LOC100648992 gene encoding leucine-rich repeat transmembrane protein FLRT3 isoform X1, producing the protein MFAKKLQISSTLVSRSQDLLSFGWRKLLVPVSLFGVIALLFCLCYIFWDTMDYKIMENNVFIQDLNSPIKENSTLSQQSFNDTMQQKTGKTYCQTGLSCNTITCSSIPQDSGTVVSEFIENNFKAICKDTTSVKLSLIKCKFPENMLRKNWLCTNLSIEELTFERCFLSKIEDNAFSSSIYEQTKKISMINNELVSLRKAMFRHFKMLEVLSINENIVKSAEFNLLEEVAGSLTTLDLRQAIDDRKVLRNITGGNALSKLELLSLWGNSISVIDAELFIGVPMVKSLYLHASNIETVSQDTLQPMASSISQITLYSNNIVSLPQGLLDHVVDSNKCFGMFMYDNPWHCDCSLKWLQDFMQNQYICMDQSNVVNSDRKIPICKTPQEKAGKPFTTVDFCSQSTTNSTIFTTTLKSTKHDSIQTTTITPTKGITNQTTQTPDTTNRMVHVNCSLTYTYIQTANTRKLLSTDVLQFPPRFPHFYISKVSDRSIIVNLPDLNKEITLLWFDNNNVDSSLGCAKNVKYSYLLQNIDSQATYTICLLDDNGDNVSPLNCLAVTTRPIYEYRTWLTNADKSLVFPLLISSLILLFFVGAFLSFLLIRRYPTLLRGNKRIMLVKCRNVDAIVLPKGVDMDEAKQRKSISVSYVSKLYEDGYVTPLPPERTLLPRRSRISRTNSQSDRNSYVSEIETIESQLAFWKLKSELEKQKSIAPPLPPHPSNLIPSVSWGMDTKDDRDYEAFNLNSVIPDAH; encoded by the exons ATGTTCgctaaaaaattacaaatttcctcCACCTTGGTTTCCAGATCTCAGGACTTACTGAG TTTTGGATGGCGAAAGCTTCTAGTGCCCGTTTCGTTGTTTGGAGTCATTGCACTTTTATTCTGCTTGTGCTACATATTTTGGGATACGATGGATTATAAGATAATGGAAAACAACGTTTTCATCCAAGATCTAAATAGCCCTATAAAGGAAAATTCAACATTGTCCCAACAAAGTTTTAATGACACTATGCAACAGAAAACTGGTAAGACCTATTGTCAAACTGGTCTATCATGTAATACAATAACCTGTTCGTCTATCCCGCAAGATTCTGGAACAGTGGTGTCAGAGTTCATCGAGAACAATTTCaag GCTATCTGCAAGGATACAACATCCGTGAAATTGTCACTTATCAAATGCAAATTCCCCGAGAACATGCTTCGGAAGAATTGGCTGTGCACCAACTTGTCGATCGAAGAGTTGACGTTCGAGCGCTGCTTCCTCAGCAAAATAGAGGATAACGCGTTTTCGTCGTCCATTTATGAACAGACGAAGAAGATCTCCATGATCAACAACGAACTCGTCTCTTTGCGCAAGGCGATGTTCCGTCACTTTAAAATGTTAGAGGTGCTGAGTATTAACGAAAATATCGTCAAGTCGGCTGAATTTAATTTGCTCGAAGAGGTGGCGGGTTCTTTGACCACGCTGGACCTGCGCCAAGCCATCGACGATCGGAAGGTGCTTCGAAACATAACGGGCGGAAACGCGTTGTCAAAGCTTGAATTATTGTCTTTATGGGGGAACTCCATATCCGTGATCGATGCTGAATTGTTCATCGGTGTGCCAATGGTGAAATCGCTTTATCTACACGCCTCGAACATTGAGACAGTGTCGCAAGATACTTTGCAACCGATGGCTTCATCCATATCGCAAATAACGCTGTACAGCAACAATATTGTTTCGTTACCGCAGGGTCTGCTAGATCACGTGGTTGATTCGAATAAATGCTTTGGTATGTTTATGTACGACAATCCTTGGCACTGCGATTGTAGTTTAAAATGGTTACAGGATTTCATGCAAAATCAGTATATCTGTATGGACCAGTCGAATGTAGTAAATTCGGatagaaaaattccaatttgtAAGACGCCTCAGGAAAAAGCTGGGAAGCCATTTACAACAGTGGATTTCTGTTCTCAGTCAACCACCAATTCCACCATATTCACCACGACACTTAAATCTACTAAACACGATTCGATCcaaactactactattactCCAACTAAAGGTATAACCAATCAAACCACCCAGACACCAGATACAACCAATAGGATGGTCCACGTAAATTGCAGTCTcacctatacatatatacaaactGCTAATACACGAAAACTGTTATCCACCGATGTTCTTCAGTTTCCTCCGCGATTTCCCCATTTCTATATCTCGAAGGTCTCAGACCGCAGCATTATCGTGAATTTGCCCGACCTGAACAAAGAAATCACGCTGCTCTGGTTCGACAACAATAACGTCGACAGCTCGCTCGGCTGTGCAAAAAATGTGAAGTACTCTTATCTGCTGCAGAATATCGATTCGCAGGCGACGTATACGATCTGTTTGCTCGACGATAACGGGGACAACGTATCACCGTTGAACTGTTTGGCTGTAACTACTAGGCCCATTTACGAGTACAGGACCTGGTTGACGAACGCAGACAAAAGTTTAGTCTTCCCTCTACTGATATCGTCGTTGATTCTACTGTTCTTCGTCGGTGCTTTCCTCTCGTTCCTGCTGATAAGGCGATATCCAACGTTGCTTCGCGGTAACAAACGGATCATGTTGGTGAAATGCAGGAACGTGGACGCCATTGTGCTTCCAAAGGGCGTCGATATGGATGAGGCGAAACAGAGAAAGTCAATCTCTGTTTCTTACGTTAGTAAGCTTTACGAGGATGGCTACGTTACGCCTTTGCCTCCGGAGAGAACGCTGCTTCCTCGAAGATCGAGAATATCTAGAACAAACTCTCAAAGCGACAGAAATAGTTACGTGTCAGAGATTGAGACAATAGAGTCGCAACTAGCTTTTTGGAAACTGAAAAGCGAGCTGGAGAAACAGAAATCAATTGCTCCTCCATTACCACCACATCCTTCCAACTTAATTCCTTCCGTCTCTTGGGGAATGGATACAAAAGACGACCGTGATTATGAagcttttaatttaaattccgTAATACCTGATGCCCATTAG
- the LOC100648992 gene encoding leucine-rich repeat transmembrane protein FLRT3 isoform X2, with translation MFAKKLQISSTLVSRSQDLLSFGWRKLLVPVSLFGVIALLFCLCYIFWDTMDYKIMENNVFIQDLNSPIKENSTLSQQSFNDTMQQKTDSGTVVSEFIENNFKAICKDTTSVKLSLIKCKFPENMLRKNWLCTNLSIEELTFERCFLSKIEDNAFSSSIYEQTKKISMINNELVSLRKAMFRHFKMLEVLSINENIVKSAEFNLLEEVAGSLTTLDLRQAIDDRKVLRNITGGNALSKLELLSLWGNSISVIDAELFIGVPMVKSLYLHASNIETVSQDTLQPMASSISQITLYSNNIVSLPQGLLDHVVDSNKCFGMFMYDNPWHCDCSLKWLQDFMQNQYICMDQSNVVNSDRKIPICKTPQEKAGKPFTTVDFCSQSTTNSTIFTTTLKSTKHDSIQTTTITPTKGITNQTTQTPDTTNRMVHVNCSLTYTYIQTANTRKLLSTDVLQFPPRFPHFYISKVSDRSIIVNLPDLNKEITLLWFDNNNVDSSLGCAKNVKYSYLLQNIDSQATYTICLLDDNGDNVSPLNCLAVTTRPIYEYRTWLTNADKSLVFPLLISSLILLFFVGAFLSFLLIRRYPTLLRGNKRIMLVKCRNVDAIVLPKGVDMDEAKQRKSISVSYVSKLYEDGYVTPLPPERTLLPRRSRISRTNSQSDRNSYVSEIETIESQLAFWKLKSELEKQKSIAPPLPPHPSNLIPSVSWGMDTKDDRDYEAFNLNSVIPDAH, from the exons ATGTTCgctaaaaaattacaaatttcctcCACCTTGGTTTCCAGATCTCAGGACTTACTGAG TTTTGGATGGCGAAAGCTTCTAGTGCCCGTTTCGTTGTTTGGAGTCATTGCACTTTTATTCTGCTTGTGCTACATATTTTGGGATACGATGGATTATAAGATAATGGAAAACAACGTTTTCATCCAAGATCTAAATAGCCCTATAAAGGAAAATTCAACATTGTCCCAACAAAGTTTTAATGACACTATGCAACAGAAAACTG ATTCTGGAACAGTGGTGTCAGAGTTCATCGAGAACAATTTCaag GCTATCTGCAAGGATACAACATCCGTGAAATTGTCACTTATCAAATGCAAATTCCCCGAGAACATGCTTCGGAAGAATTGGCTGTGCACCAACTTGTCGATCGAAGAGTTGACGTTCGAGCGCTGCTTCCTCAGCAAAATAGAGGATAACGCGTTTTCGTCGTCCATTTATGAACAGACGAAGAAGATCTCCATGATCAACAACGAACTCGTCTCTTTGCGCAAGGCGATGTTCCGTCACTTTAAAATGTTAGAGGTGCTGAGTATTAACGAAAATATCGTCAAGTCGGCTGAATTTAATTTGCTCGAAGAGGTGGCGGGTTCTTTGACCACGCTGGACCTGCGCCAAGCCATCGACGATCGGAAGGTGCTTCGAAACATAACGGGCGGAAACGCGTTGTCAAAGCTTGAATTATTGTCTTTATGGGGGAACTCCATATCCGTGATCGATGCTGAATTGTTCATCGGTGTGCCAATGGTGAAATCGCTTTATCTACACGCCTCGAACATTGAGACAGTGTCGCAAGATACTTTGCAACCGATGGCTTCATCCATATCGCAAATAACGCTGTACAGCAACAATATTGTTTCGTTACCGCAGGGTCTGCTAGATCACGTGGTTGATTCGAATAAATGCTTTGGTATGTTTATGTACGACAATCCTTGGCACTGCGATTGTAGTTTAAAATGGTTACAGGATTTCATGCAAAATCAGTATATCTGTATGGACCAGTCGAATGTAGTAAATTCGGatagaaaaattccaatttgtAAGACGCCTCAGGAAAAAGCTGGGAAGCCATTTACAACAGTGGATTTCTGTTCTCAGTCAACCACCAATTCCACCATATTCACCACGACACTTAAATCTACTAAACACGATTCGATCcaaactactactattactCCAACTAAAGGTATAACCAATCAAACCACCCAGACACCAGATACAACCAATAGGATGGTCCACGTAAATTGCAGTCTcacctatacatatatacaaactGCTAATACACGAAAACTGTTATCCACCGATGTTCTTCAGTTTCCTCCGCGATTTCCCCATTTCTATATCTCGAAGGTCTCAGACCGCAGCATTATCGTGAATTTGCCCGACCTGAACAAAGAAATCACGCTGCTCTGGTTCGACAACAATAACGTCGACAGCTCGCTCGGCTGTGCAAAAAATGTGAAGTACTCTTATCTGCTGCAGAATATCGATTCGCAGGCGACGTATACGATCTGTTTGCTCGACGATAACGGGGACAACGTATCACCGTTGAACTGTTTGGCTGTAACTACTAGGCCCATTTACGAGTACAGGACCTGGTTGACGAACGCAGACAAAAGTTTAGTCTTCCCTCTACTGATATCGTCGTTGATTCTACTGTTCTTCGTCGGTGCTTTCCTCTCGTTCCTGCTGATAAGGCGATATCCAACGTTGCTTCGCGGTAACAAACGGATCATGTTGGTGAAATGCAGGAACGTGGACGCCATTGTGCTTCCAAAGGGCGTCGATATGGATGAGGCGAAACAGAGAAAGTCAATCTCTGTTTCTTACGTTAGTAAGCTTTACGAGGATGGCTACGTTACGCCTTTGCCTCCGGAGAGAACGCTGCTTCCTCGAAGATCGAGAATATCTAGAACAAACTCTCAAAGCGACAGAAATAGTTACGTGTCAGAGATTGAGACAATAGAGTCGCAACTAGCTTTTTGGAAACTGAAAAGCGAGCTGGAGAAACAGAAATCAATTGCTCCTCCATTACCACCACATCCTTCCAACTTAATTCCTTCCGTCTCTTGGGGAATGGATACAAAAGACGACCGTGATTATGAagcttttaatttaaattccgTAATACCTGATGCCCATTAG
- the LOC100646193 gene encoding uncharacterized protein LOC100646193: MKNSAFLASFILYWGLFSQNVIVLHAERPPFPPEIIHDCMDRENITTKELMILDSLPIETIKLLGSNREDFRNIGCFLACAFQQHGDMLGYTMNLQTMMGRMHGMHHGHMDANPSFANVLQTCSDSVGGTDDECEAALTFHVCLMEAFHNRS, translated from the exons ATGAAGAATTCAGCGTTTCTTGCCTCGTTTATCCTCTATTGG GGTCTTTTCAGTCAAAATGTAATTGTGTTACACGCGGAACGTCCACCTTTTCCTCCCGAAATAATACATGATTGTATGGATCGTGAAAACATAACAACTA aaGAATTGATGATACTTGATAGTTTACCGATTGAGACAATTAAATTACTAGGCAGCAATAGAGAAGACTTCAGAAATATCGGATGTTTCTTAGCTTGCGCCTTCCAACAACATGGCGAC ATGTTAGGATATACTATGAATTTACAAACAATGATGGGTCGTATGCACGGAATGCATCACGGTCACATGGACGCCAATCCGTCTTTCGCTAATGTCTTGCAAACATGTTCAGATTCTG TTGGAGGAACAGACGACGAATGCGAAGCGGCTCTTACCTTCCACGTGTGCTTGATGGAAGCTTTCCATAATAGATCCtaa